In Oscillatoria salina IIICB1, the following proteins share a genomic window:
- the glgB gene encoding 1,4-alpha-glucan branching enzyme: MSATIAQEQVNLIVWNQHHDPFAVLGPHPLEENGKIKSWLVRAYLPKAEAAWVVRPTAREEYPMKSLHHPNFFVCEIETEELANYQLRLKEGEHERVIYDPYAFRSPKLTEFDLHLFAEGNHHRIYEKLGAHPAEFKVDETSVKGVYFAVWAPSARNVSILGDFNQWDGRQHQMQKRNNSVWELFIPEVGIGDRYKYEIKNWDGHIYEKTDPYGFQQEVRPKTGSIVANLDVYQWNDQDWLEKRRHTEPLTQPVSVYEVHLGSWLNASSEDIPRLLSGETEPVAVADLKPGARFLTYYELAEKLIPYVKELGFTHIELLPIAEHPFDGSWGYQVTGYYACTSRYGNPEDLMYFIDQCHQNDIGVIVDWVPGHFPKDGHGLAFFDGTHLYEHGDPRKGEHKEWGTLVFNYSRNEVRNFLVSNALFWFDKYHIDGIRVDAVASMLYLDYLRKPGEWIPNQYGGRENLEAADFLRQVNHVIFSYYPGVLSIAEESTTWPMVSWPTYVGGLGFNLKWNMGWMHDMLDYFGMDPWFRQFHQNNVTFSIWYAYSENYMLALSHDEIVHGKSNMLGKVPGDEWQKFANLRCLYTYMFAHPGKKTLFMSMEFGQWKEWNVWGDLEWYLLQYEPHQKLKRFMSDLNALYKQESALYTQDFAPEGFEWIDCSDNRHSVVSFIRRCKDSEQFVVTVCNFTPQPHSHYRVGVPEQGFYTELFNSDAREYGGSNMGNLGGKWADEWSFHSQPYSLDLCLPPLGVLILKLDREKTAEAMGNS, encoded by the coding sequence ATGTCCGCAACGATTGCCCAGGAACAGGTAAACTTAATCGTCTGGAATCAGCACCACGATCCCTTTGCAGTGCTGGGTCCCCATCCCCTTGAGGAAAACGGCAAAATTAAAAGTTGGCTAGTACGAGCTTATTTACCCAAAGCAGAAGCAGCCTGGGTAGTTCGCCCGACCGCTCGCGAAGAATACCCAATGAAAAGCTTGCACCATCCTAATTTCTTCGTTTGCGAAATCGAAACTGAAGAACTAGCAAACTACCAGCTACGCCTCAAAGAAGGAGAACACGAGCGGGTTATTTACGACCCCTACGCCTTTCGTTCGCCAAAATTAACAGAATTTGACCTGCATTTGTTTGCGGAAGGCAATCATCACCGGATCTACGAAAAACTAGGCGCTCATCCGGCAGAGTTTAAGGTAGACGAAACCTCTGTCAAAGGAGTATATTTTGCAGTTTGGGCGCCAAGTGCGCGGAACGTCTCAATCTTAGGAGATTTTAATCAGTGGGATGGAAGACAACACCAAATGCAGAAAAGAAATAACAGCGTTTGGGAGTTATTTATTCCCGAAGTAGGAATCGGCGATCGCTACAAATACGAAATCAAAAACTGGGACGGACACATCTACGAAAAAACCGATCCCTACGGTTTCCAGCAAGAAGTACGCCCAAAAACAGGCTCAATTGTCGCCAACCTCGACGTTTATCAGTGGAACGACCAAGACTGGTTAGAAAAGCGACGACACACCGAACCCCTAACTCAGCCAGTCTCAGTTTACGAAGTACATCTCGGTTCTTGGTTAAACGCCTCATCTGAAGATATACCTCGCTTATTAAGTGGCGAAACCGAACCCGTAGCTGTCGCTGACTTAAAGCCAGGAGCGCGTTTCCTCACCTACTACGAACTAGCAGAAAAATTAATTCCTTACGTCAAAGAATTAGGCTTTACCCACATTGAACTGCTACCCATTGCCGAACATCCCTTTGACGGTTCTTGGGGCTACCAAGTCACCGGTTACTATGCTTGTACCTCTCGTTACGGCAACCCCGAAGACTTGATGTATTTTATCGACCAATGTCACCAAAACGATATTGGTGTAATTGTCGATTGGGTTCCCGGTCACTTCCCTAAAGACGGTCATGGTTTAGCTTTCTTCGACGGTACTCACCTCTACGAACACGGCGACCCCCGCAAAGGCGAACACAAAGAATGGGGAACCTTAGTCTTTAACTACAGCCGCAACGAAGTCCGTAACTTCCTCGTTTCCAACGCTTTATTCTGGTTCGATAAATACCACATCGACGGCATTCGGGTAGACGCAGTAGCTTCAATGCTGTATCTCGACTACCTCCGTAAACCAGGAGAATGGATTCCTAACCAATATGGCGGTCGAGAAAATTTAGAAGCTGCTGATTTTCTCCGCCAAGTTAATCATGTCATCTTCAGCTATTACCCTGGTGTACTTTCTATCGCTGAAGAATCCACCACTTGGCCGATGGTATCTTGGCCTACCTACGTTGGCGGACTGGGCTTTAATCTGAAGTGGAACATGGGCTGGATGCACGATATGCTCGATTATTTCGGCATGGACCCCTGGTTCCGTCAGTTCCACCAAAATAATGTTACTTTCAGCATTTGGTACGCTTACAGCGAAAACTATATGCTGGCACTTTCCCACGACGAAATTGTTCACGGTAAGAGCAATATGTTAGGTAAAGTGCCGGGGGATGAATGGCAGAAGTTTGCTAATTTACGCTGTTTGTATACCTATATGTTTGCTCATCCAGGCAAGAAAACACTGTTTATGAGCATGGAGTTTGGACAGTGGAAAGAGTGGAACGTCTGGGGAGATTTAGAGTGGTATTTATTGCAGTACGAACCCCATCAAAAGTTGAAGCGTTTTATGAGCGATTTAAATGCTTTGTATAAGCAAGAATCTGCTTTGTATACGCAAGATTTTGCTCCGGAAGGGTTCGAGTGGATTGATTGCAGCGACAACCGCCATAGCGTGGTTTCATTTATTCGTCGCTGTAAAGATAGCGAACAGTTTGTGGTTACAGTCTGTAACTTTACTCCTCAACCTCATAGCCATTATCGCGTTGGCGTACCCGAACAGGGTTTTTATACAGAATTGTTTAATAGCGACGCTCGCGAGTACGGTGGTAGTAATATGGGTAATCTGGGTGGTAAGTGGGCGGATGAGTGGTCTTTCCACAGCCAACCTTATTCTTTGGATTTGTGTTTACCGCCTCTGGGGGTGTTAATTTTGAAGTTGGATCGCGAGAAAACTGCGGAAGCGATGGGTAACAGTTAA